One genomic window of Roseateles sp. DAIF2 includes the following:
- a CDS encoding nitrous oxide reductase family maturation protein NosD — MSRGLSLLVGALLLLGNAALAATWRVKPGESLAHAVAAASAGDVLEIERGFYVGNLVVDKPLTLRGIDRPTLAGGLRGDTLRITATDVTVEGLIVRDSGDSLKEQNAGIYIQPGAHRAVVLRCELSYNLFGLWIEKANDVRIEGNTITGKRDYQSSQRGNGVQLYNTRGARILSNNISFVRDALYVDVSHHAVFRGNRLHHSRYGTHYMNSYYNLWEDNDSYYNRGGLALMEVRDQVVRNNRTWANSDHGIMLRTLQDSTVEGNVVAGNRRGFFIYDVEYATLRGNLVVDNEVGVHLSAGSTRNVVQGNDFIANREQVRYVGARDEPWGERAGQGGGNHWSNYLGWDRDGDGIGDLAYEANDMVDRLSWRHPGLRLLMASPAVQALRLVGRQFPVLRVPSVVDARPRMHPHHPQWSAWLGRQYPHE; from the coding sequence ATGAGCCGCGGCCTGAGTCTCCTGGTCGGCGCGCTGCTGCTTCTTGGCAATGCGGCGCTGGCCGCGACCTGGCGCGTGAAGCCCGGCGAATCGCTGGCGCATGCGGTCGCCGCGGCGAGCGCCGGCGACGTGCTGGAGATCGAGCGCGGCTTCTATGTCGGCAACCTGGTCGTCGACAAGCCGCTGACCCTGCGCGGCATCGACCGGCCCACGCTCGCGGGCGGCCTGCGCGGCGACACCCTGCGCATCACCGCAACCGACGTCACGGTGGAGGGGCTGATCGTGCGCGATTCGGGCGATAGCCTGAAGGAGCAGAACGCCGGCATCTACATCCAGCCCGGCGCGCACCGCGCCGTGGTGCTGCGCTGCGAGCTGAGCTACAACCTGTTCGGCCTGTGGATCGAGAAGGCCAACGATGTTCGCATCGAGGGCAACACGATCACCGGCAAGCGCGACTACCAGTCATCGCAGCGCGGCAACGGCGTGCAGCTCTACAACACCCGCGGCGCGCGGATCCTGTCGAACAACATCAGCTTCGTGCGCGACGCGCTCTATGTCGACGTGTCGCACCACGCGGTGTTCCGCGGCAACCGTCTGCACCACAGCCGCTACGGCACCCACTACATGAACTCCTACTACAACCTGTGGGAGGACAACGACAGCTACTACAACCGCGGCGGCCTGGCGCTGATGGAGGTGCGCGACCAGGTGGTGCGCAACAACCGCACCTGGGCCAACTCCGACCACGGCATCATGCTGCGCACCCTGCAGGACTCGACGGTCGAGGGCAATGTCGTCGCCGGCAACCGGCGCGGCTTCTTCATCTACGACGTCGAGTACGCGACCCTGCGCGGCAATCTGGTGGTCGACAACGAGGTCGGCGTGCACCTGTCGGCCGGCTCGACCCGCAATGTGGTGCAGGGCAACGACTTCATCGCGAACCGCGAGCAGGTTCGCTATGTCGGCGCCCGGGATGAGCCCTGGGGCGAACGCGCAGGGCAGGGCGGTGGCAACCACTGGAGCAACTATCTGGGCTGGGACCGGGACGGCGACGGCATCGGCGACCTGGCCTACGAGGCCAACGACATGGTGGACCGCCTGAGCTGGCGCCACCCGGGCCTGCGCCTGCTGATGGCCAGCCCCGCGGTGCAGGCCCTGCGCCTGGTCGGCCGCCAGTTCCCGGTGCTGCGCGTGCCCAGCGTGGTCGACGCAAGGCCGCGCATGCATCCCCACCATCCCCAATGGAGTGCCTGGCTCGGCCGGCAGTATCCGCATGAATAG
- a CDS encoding 4Fe-4S binding protein — MLILRNLRAALLAAFFLLQMPLIAQAAPVGGAGAYEAELPAELGSTADMCTLLPCTEVFPGAAGFSSRKGSPPYVEVYGPPGSDGKPTLLGYVMLSTDITDTPAYSGKPVVTLIGMDRQGRYVGIKVLKHSEPILLLGIPESALLKFNAQYLGKSVADKIEVGSSRSDEGVLGVDAISGATVTVIAQNQVLSASTAAVARQVGILAPTLREPARFAPANPRATWDELAGQGSVRRLRVMPEQLGLPRGSEPFIELWFGDLNHPDLGRSLLGDAGWNNLRARLGAQDKAFFVIRSAGAESFKGSGFVRGGIYDRVQVKQGNDSFTFRDLDSLNLYGLAAPGAPAYDESAIFVIRSPAFSAAYPWKLSLLGNRVDRATGARSFTSFDSAYWLNAALLDGGRPKIEEADAPWLRVWKTRATEIALFAALLMAVTVVYALRESLTRRATHKNKWPVNAFKYSAWALSIGFVGFGAMAQPSMTQVLTWFHALLFQWTWSLFLSDPFIFLFWIFIILTVFLFGRGLFCGWLCPFGSLSEALYKVGGWLGLKRWQFQLPQRWHDRLKWLKYAIFFGLLATSMFSMVLAEQLAEVEPFKTTFLVGVLNRPWPYGLFVVLLLGLSLFVERPYCKYICPLGASLAMPSTFRWFGLRRKQDCNSCRACAVGCGAQAIDADGRIDHRECLHCLDCMVLYTDTKGCPPLARERKRRERDGLELTPIGKDGYFIPIHPATVADQIAAKAAQGPDPRMPTEPARPPHKTDARGWTWLMLELRDHLWPLSVDGWKSQRALQIAGLSLALAATLAWLLAGLGQLSAIALIAWWFGWSVYEVLIRLSGRRYVKDGPWWQARYRRAGVMDMLSYVGFKNLLIGATLFLGLKALGLLQP; from the coding sequence ATGCTGATCCTCAGAAATTTGCGCGCGGCCCTGCTGGCCGCGTTTTTTCTCCTGCAGATGCCGCTCATTGCGCAGGCCGCTCCGGTCGGTGGCGCGGGGGCCTATGAGGCGGAGCTGCCGGCCGAGCTCGGCAGTACGGCCGACATGTGCACGCTGCTGCCTTGCACCGAGGTGTTCCCCGGGGCCGCGGGTTTCTCGTCGCGCAAGGGCTCGCCGCCCTATGTCGAGGTCTACGGTCCGCCGGGCTCCGACGGGAAACCCACGCTGCTGGGCTATGTGATGCTGTCCACCGACATCACCGACACGCCCGCCTACTCGGGCAAGCCGGTCGTGACCCTGATCGGCATGGACCGCCAGGGACGCTATGTCGGCATCAAGGTGCTGAAGCATTCCGAACCGATCCTGCTGCTGGGCATTCCGGAGTCGGCGCTGCTGAAGTTCAATGCGCAGTACCTTGGCAAGTCGGTGGCCGACAAGATCGAGGTCGGCAGCTCGCGCTCCGATGAGGGCGTGCTGGGCGTGGACGCGATCTCCGGCGCCACCGTCACCGTGATCGCGCAGAACCAGGTGCTGAGCGCCTCCACCGCGGCGGTGGCGCGCCAGGTCGGCATCCTCGCGCCGACGCTGCGCGAGCCGGCGCGCTTCGCGCCGGCGAATCCGCGCGCCACGTGGGACGAGCTGGCCGGGCAGGGCAGCGTCAGGCGCCTGCGCGTGATGCCCGAGCAGCTGGGCCTACCGCGCGGCAGCGAGCCCTTCATCGAGCTATGGTTTGGCGACCTGAACCATCCCGACCTGGGGCGCAGCCTGCTCGGCGACGCTGGCTGGAACAATCTGCGCGCGCGCTTGGGGGCGCAGGACAAGGCCTTCTTCGTGATCCGCAGCGCCGGCGCCGAGTCCTTCAAGGGATCGGGCTTCGTGCGCGGCGGCATCTACGACCGGGTGCAGGTCAAGCAGGGTAACGACTCCTTCACCTTCCGCGACCTGGACTCGCTGAACCTCTATGGTTTGGCCGCGCCCGGGGCGCCGGCCTACGACGAGTCGGCGATCTTCGTGATCCGCTCGCCGGCGTTCTCGGCCGCCTACCCTTGGAAGCTCTCGCTGCTGGGCAACCGGGTGGACCGCGCCACCGGCGCGCGCAGCTTCACCAGCTTCGATTCCGCCTACTGGCTGAACGCCGCGCTGCTGGATGGGGGGCGGCCGAAGATCGAGGAGGCCGACGCGCCCTGGCTGCGCGTCTGGAAGACCCGTGCCACCGAGATCGCGCTGTTCGCTGCGCTGCTCATGGCCGTCACCGTGGTCTATGCCTTGCGCGAGAGCCTGACACGCCGCGCCACCCACAAGAACAAGTGGCCGGTCAACGCCTTCAAGTACAGCGCCTGGGCCTTGTCGATCGGGTTTGTGGGCTTCGGCGCCATGGCCCAGCCCTCGATGACCCAGGTCCTGACCTGGTTCCATGCGCTGCTGTTCCAGTGGACCTGGTCGCTGTTCCTGTCCGACCCCTTCATCTTCCTGTTCTGGATCTTCATCATCCTCACGGTGTTCCTGTTCGGGCGCGGGTTGTTCTGCGGCTGGCTGTGTCCCTTCGGCTCGCTGTCGGAGGCGCTGTACAAGGTCGGCGGGTGGCTGGGCCTCAAGCGCTGGCAGTTCCAGCTGCCGCAGCGCTGGCACGACCGCCTGAAATGGCTGAAGTACGCGATCTTCTTCGGCCTGCTGGCCACTTCGATGTTCTCGATGGTGCTGGCCGAGCAGCTGGCCGAGGTGGAACCCTTCAAGACCACCTTCCTGGTCGGCGTGCTGAACCGGCCCTGGCCCTATGGACTGTTCGTGGTGCTGCTGCTGGGCCTGTCGCTTTTCGTCGAGCGTCCCTACTGCAAGTACATCTGCCCCCTCGGAGCCAGCCTGGCCATGCCCAGCACCTTCCGCTGGTTCGGACTCCGGCGCAAGCAGGACTGCAACTCTTGCCGTGCCTGCGCAGTCGGCTGCGGCGCCCAGGCCATCGATGCGGATGGCCGCATCGACCATCGCGAATGCCTGCATTGCCTGGACTGCATGGTGCTCTACACCGATACCAAGGGCTGTCCACCGCTGGCCCGCGAGCGCAAGCGGCGCGAGCGCGACGGTCTGGAGCTGACGCCGATCGGCAAGGACGGCTATTTCATTCCCATCCATCCTGCGACCGTGGCGGACCAGATCGCCGCGAAGGCGGCGCAGGGGCCGGACCCGCGCATGCCGACCGAGCCCGCACGCCCGCCGCACAAGACCGATGCCCGCGGCTGGACCTGGCTGATGCTGGAGCTGCGCGACCATCTCTGGCCCTTGAGCGTGGACGGGTGGAAATCGCAGCGAGCGCTGCAGATCGCCGGCCTGTCGCTGGCCCTGGCGGCCACACTGGCCTGGCTGCTGGCCGGCCTGGGCCAACTGTCGGCGATCGCGCTGATCGCCTGGTGGTTCGGCTGGAGCGTCTACGAGGTGTTGATCCGCCTGTCGGGCCGGCGCTATGTGAAGGACGGCCCTTGGTGGCAGGCGCGCTACCGGCGCGCGGGTGTGATGGACATGCTGAGCTATGTCGGCTTCAAGAATCTGCTGATCGGCGCGACGCTGTTCCTCGGTCTGAAGGCCCTGGGCCTGCTCCAGCCATGA
- a CDS encoding peptidase U32 family protein yields the protein MNTIPIKPELVCPAGSLRALTLAIDAGADAVYLGLRNATNARNFAGLNFDTAQLREGVAYAHRRGRQVLMALNTFARADDCEPWYRAVDAAVELGADALIVGDIAVLAYAARTHPQLRLHLSVQASASSYEAIAFYRRHYGIQRAVLPRVLTLSQVGHVLRHSEVEIEVFGFGSLCVMVEGRCALSSYVTGQSPNNAGVCSPPSAVRWQEGAAGEVDARLSGILIDRYAPDEPRGYPTLCKGRFEVGGRRDYAIEEPTSLNTLAILPELTRLGVRAIKIEGRQRSPAYVEQVTRVWRQAIDAAAAAPERYRVEPAWTATLAHLAEGQQHTLGAYDRPWR from the coding sequence ATGAACACAATCCCGATCAAACCCGAGCTGGTCTGCCCGGCCGGCTCGCTGCGCGCCCTGACCCTGGCGATCGACGCCGGCGCCGATGCGGTCTACCTGGGCCTGCGCAATGCCACCAATGCGCGCAACTTCGCCGGCCTGAATTTCGATACGGCCCAGCTGCGTGAGGGCGTCGCCTACGCGCACCGGCGCGGCCGCCAGGTACTGATGGCGCTGAACACCTTTGCTCGCGCCGACGACTGCGAGCCCTGGTACCGCGCGGTCGACGCCGCGGTGGAGCTGGGCGCCGATGCGCTGATCGTCGGCGACATCGCGGTGCTGGCCTATGCGGCGCGCACCCATCCGCAGCTGCGCCTGCATCTGTCGGTGCAGGCCTCGGCCAGCAGTTACGAGGCGATCGCCTTCTACCGCCGCCACTACGGCATCCAGCGCGCGGTGCTGCCGCGCGTGCTGACCCTGTCGCAGGTGGGCCATGTGCTGCGCCACAGCGAGGTCGAGATCGAGGTGTTCGGCTTCGGCAGCCTGTGCGTGATGGTCGAGGGCCGCTGCGCACTGTCATCCTATGTCACCGGCCAGTCGCCCAACAACGCCGGCGTCTGCTCCCCGCCCTCGGCGGTGCGCTGGCAGGAGGGAGCCGCCGGCGAGGTCGACGCACGCCTGTCCGGCATCCTGATCGACCGTTATGCCCCCGACGAGCCGCGCGGCTATCCGACCCTTTGCAAGGGCCGCTTCGAGGTGGGCGGCCGGCGCGACTATGCGATCGAGGAGCCGACCAGCCTGAACACCCTGGCCATCCTGCCCGAGCTGACACGACTGGGGGTGCGGGCGATCAAGATCGAGGGCCGCCAGCGCAGCCCCGCCTATGTCGAGCAGGTCACGCGCGTCTGGCGCCAGGCCATCGACGCTGCTGCTGCCGCTCCGGAGCGCTACCGCGTCGAACCGGCCTGGACCGCCACCCTGGCCCATCTGGCGGAAGGCCAGCAGCATACGCTGGGCGCCTACGACCGTCCCTGGCGCTGA
- a CDS encoding FAD:protein FMN transferase, translated as MSFGSSLPALPRRRLLKAALPALAVALLPRTAWSSPAVLRAARPLMGTRVDLVAQGDGAAAAAEAAFEEMARLEQMMSRYRRANPLDALQRAAGRDAVALPAELLSVLGMAQRLSQRSRGAFDITVGAYEGWSFDPARPCVPADADLKAARRLVNYRDLLLDPATGLARLRRPGMRLDLGGIAKLPILEAGLAVLRAHGIENAMLNGGGDVRSSGRLLGRPWRVGLRDPGAPQRLLGRLEIEGDAWVAASGDYERGFWRAGRHYHHILDPRSGRPSSGLHGLVLVARELEAVNGLGTALMVLGRERGQALLAPQLDALLVATDGSPPWMTPGMARRLLT; from the coding sequence ATGAGCTTCGGATCCAGCCTCCCCGCCCTGCCCCGCCGCCGCCTGCTGAAGGCCGCGCTGCCAGCGCTGGCCGTTGCCCTGCTGCCGCGCACCGCCTGGAGCTCGCCAGCCGTGCTGCGCGCCGCACGCCCCTTGATGGGCACGCGGGTGGATCTGGTCGCGCAAGGCGACGGTGCCGCGGCGGCGGCCGAAGCTGCCTTTGAAGAGATGGCGCGGCTGGAACAGATGATGAGCCGCTACCGCCGCGCCAATCCGCTCGATGCGCTGCAACGCGCGGCGGGCCGGGATGCGGTCGCACTGCCTGCGGAGCTGCTGTCCGTGCTGGGCATGGCGCAACGCCTGTCGCAGCGCAGCCGTGGCGCCTTCGACATCACGGTCGGCGCCTACGAAGGCTGGAGTTTCGATCCGGCGCGGCCATGTGTGCCCGCGGACGCAGACCTGAAAGCAGCGCGTCGCCTGGTGAACTACCGCGACCTGCTGCTGGACCCGGCCACCGGCCTCGCCCGGCTGCGACGGCCCGGCATGAGGCTGGACCTGGGCGGCATCGCCAAGCTGCCGATCTTGGAAGCCGGCCTCGCGGTGCTGCGCGCCCATGGCATCGAAAACGCCATGCTCAACGGCGGCGGCGATGTGCGCAGCAGTGGCCGCCTGCTCGGCCGGCCGTGGCGGGTCGGCCTGCGCGACCCGGGCGCGCCGCAACGCCTGCTCGGCCGCCTTGAAATCGAAGGCGACGCCTGGGTGGCCGCCTCCGGCGACTACGAGCGCGGATTCTGGCGCGCCGGCCGGCATTACCACCACATCCTGGATCCCCGCAGCGGCCGGCCCAGCAGCGGCCTGCACGGCCTGGTCCTGGTGGCGCGTGAGCTTGAGGCGGTCAACGGCCTGGGCACCGCGCTGATGGTGCTGGGCCGGGAGCGCGGCCAGGCGCTGCTCGCACCGCAGCTCGACGCCCTGCTGGTCGCCACCGACGGTTCGCCGCCATGGATGACGCCGGGCATGGCCCGGCGCCTGCTCACCTGA
- a CDS encoding NnrS family protein has translation MSGRTTRPQPWRWARLLETPQRLCFAAAALLLAGSGLWWCLALLAAQQGWPLHWQLPPAMVHGLLMTLGPMPLFFAGFMFTAVPRWLDLPTPPARSLLEPLLAQLCGWAALLLAAHGGSPSLGRALGAIGLAAVAWGWSGMLWRFAALLRASEAADRTHARALLGAGSVGALCLWASSAALLVGEFALLRALNLVALWGFIGASFAAALHRMLPVFAAACPGWSERQPLWGLWAWLGLCAVEASTALWTWPPLALALALLEAAAGTGVLLLAWRWARVQTLGLRLIAMLWTGWCWLGLALLLSAASAWLPLGRAPLHAYALGFLGTSLLAMASRVSSTQAGRSVAADDATWGLFWVLQLVALARIGAALAPTLLLSAAIGWAGIALAFLLRHGRWWGLPRAGSGRPPLTSCSLPTPT, from the coding sequence ATGAGCGGGCGGACCACCCGGCCGCAGCCCTGGCGCTGGGCACGCCTGCTGGAGACGCCGCAGCGCCTGTGCTTCGCCGCCGCGGCCCTGCTGCTGGCGGGGTCCGGCCTGTGGTGGTGCCTGGCCCTGCTGGCCGCACAGCAGGGCTGGCCACTGCACTGGCAGCTGCCGCCGGCCATGGTGCACGGCCTGCTGATGACTCTGGGGCCAATGCCGTTGTTCTTCGCCGGCTTCATGTTCACCGCCGTACCGCGCTGGCTGGACCTTCCCACGCCGCCGGCCCGCTCGCTGCTGGAGCCGCTGCTGGCCCAGCTCTGCGGCTGGGCCGCCTTGCTGCTCGCGGCGCATGGCGGCTCGCCGAGCCTGGGCCGGGCGCTGGGTGCGATCGGACTGGCCGCGGTGGCCTGGGGCTGGAGCGGGATGCTGTGGCGCTTCGCCGCGCTGCTGCGCGCCAGCGAGGCCGCGGACCGCACCCATGCCCGCGCGCTGCTGGGCGCCGGCAGCGTCGGCGCGCTATGCCTGTGGGCGAGCAGCGCGGCCCTGCTGGTCGGCGAGTTCGCGCTGCTGCGCGCGCTGAACCTGGTCGCGCTGTGGGGCTTCATCGGCGCCAGCTTCGCGGCCGCCCTGCACCGCATGCTGCCGGTGTTCGCCGCCGCCTGCCCCGGCTGGAGCGAGCGGCAGCCGCTGTGGGGCCTGTGGGCCTGGCTGGGCCTGTGCGCCGTCGAAGCGAGCACCGCGCTGTGGACCTGGCCGCCGCTGGCGCTGGCGCTGGCCCTGCTGGAGGCCGCGGCGGGTACCGGCGTGCTGCTGCTGGCCTGGCGCTGGGCTCGGGTCCAGACCCTGGGCCTGCGCCTGATCGCGATGCTGTGGACCGGCTGGTGCTGGCTCGGCCTGGCCCTGCTGCTGTCCGCGGCCTCGGCCTGGTTGCCGCTGGGCCGCGCACCGCTGCATGCCTATGCCCTGGGCTTCCTCGGCACCAGCCTGCTGGCGATGGCCAGCCGCGTCAGCAGCACCCAGGCCGGGCGCAGCGTGGCGGCCGACGATGCGACCTGGGGCCTGTTCTGGGTCCTGCAGCTGGTCGCGCTGGCGCGGATCGGCGCGGCACTGGCACCGACTCTGTTGCTGTCGGCCGCAATCGGCTGGGCCGGCATCGCCCTGGCCTTCCTGCTGCGCCATGGCCGCTGGTGGGGCCTGCCCCGCGCCGGCAGCGGCCGGCCGCCCCTGACCTCCTGCTCGCTCCCGACTCCGACATGA
- the nosZ gene encoding TAT-dependent nitrous-oxide reductase — translation MNKKTSHPADEAAPPAAPARRRFINTAALASLAGVVACTDKGGATAAAGSTGAASAAAGHGAAAGVHLKPGELDTYYGLWSGGHTGDMRVLGLPSGREIHRIPCFVPDALVGWGVTNESKQVMGTKPDGTLKYTVADTHHTHASYKDGNYDGRYAWINDKINARVARIRLDYFVCDKITELPNVQGFHGIFPDKRDPVDASINYTTRVFCGGEFSIPLPNTGSEDASKYRTLFSCVDAESMELRWQVLIDGNCDLVATSYDGKLAATNQYNVEMGARYEDMMSSERDACLFFNVARIEAAVKAGKFKTIGDSKVPVVDGTHAANKDPKTALTAYVSVPKNPHGVNASPDQKYFICAGKLSPTGTVIELAKVLDWFDGKLEKLDDAIVAEVELGLGPLHTAFDGRGNAYTTLFLDSQVVKWNVDKAIAFYKGDKTAKYVVDRMDLQYQPGHLNASQSETVAADGKYLAVGCKFSKDRFLPVGPLHPENEQFIDISGDKMVLLADHPVRGEPHDFIIFKRELLRPKQVYSLDDFPHAVKDAKESGLVRNGRKVTIKMTSQAPAFSLREFKLKKGDEVTLILTNLDKIEDLTHGFAIPKYNVNFIVNPLETASVTFVADKPGVFWCYCTHFCHALHLEMRTRMIVEA, via the coding sequence ATGAACAAGAAGACTTCCCACCCGGCCGACGAGGCTGCCCCGCCCGCGGCGCCGGCGCGCCGGCGCTTCATCAACACCGCGGCGCTGGCCAGCCTGGCCGGCGTCGTTGCCTGCACGGACAAGGGCGGCGCGACCGCTGCGGCCGGCAGCACCGGCGCGGCCAGTGCCGCCGCCGGCCATGGTGCGGCGGCCGGCGTGCACCTGAAGCCGGGCGAGCTGGATACCTACTACGGCCTGTGGAGCGGCGGCCATACCGGCGACATGCGCGTGCTGGGCCTGCCCTCGGGCCGCGAGATCCATCGCATTCCCTGCTTCGTGCCCGACGCCTTGGTGGGCTGGGGCGTGACCAACGAGTCCAAGCAGGTGATGGGCACCAAGCCCGATGGCACGCTGAAGTACACGGTGGCCGACACCCATCACACCCATGCCTCCTACAAGGACGGCAACTACGACGGCCGCTACGCCTGGATCAACGACAAGATCAACGCCCGCGTCGCGCGCATCCGGCTGGACTACTTCGTCTGCGACAAGATCACCGAGCTGCCCAATGTGCAGGGCTTCCACGGCATCTTCCCGGACAAGCGCGATCCGGTGGATGCCAGCATCAACTACACGACCCGCGTGTTCTGCGGCGGCGAGTTCTCGATCCCGCTGCCCAACACCGGCAGTGAGGACGCGAGCAAGTACCGCACCCTGTTCTCCTGCGTCGATGCCGAGAGCATGGAGCTGCGCTGGCAGGTGCTGATCGACGGCAACTGCGACCTGGTCGCGACCTCCTACGACGGCAAGCTGGCCGCGACCAACCAGTACAACGTCGAGATGGGCGCGCGCTACGAGGACATGATGTCCTCCGAGCGGGACGCCTGCCTGTTCTTCAATGTCGCGCGCATCGAGGCCGCGGTGAAGGCCGGCAAGTTCAAGACCATCGGCGACTCCAAGGTGCCGGTGGTGGACGGCACGCATGCCGCCAACAAGGATCCGAAGACCGCACTGACCGCCTATGTTTCGGTGCCGAAGAACCCGCATGGCGTCAATGCGAGCCCGGACCAGAAGTACTTCATCTGCGCCGGCAAGCTCTCGCCGACCGGCACCGTGATCGAGCTGGCCAAGGTGCTGGACTGGTTCGACGGCAAGCTGGAGAAGCTCGACGACGCGATCGTCGCCGAGGTCGAGCTGGGCCTGGGGCCGCTGCACACCGCCTTCGACGGCCGCGGCAATGCCTACACCACCCTGTTCCTGGACAGCCAGGTGGTGAAGTGGAACGTCGACAAGGCGATCGCCTTCTACAAGGGCGACAAGACCGCCAAGTACGTGGTCGACCGCATGGACCTGCAGTACCAGCCGGGCCACCTGAACGCCTCCCAGTCCGAGACCGTCGCGGCCGATGGCAAGTACCTGGCGGTGGGCTGCAAGTTCTCGAAGGACCGCTTCCTGCCGGTCGGGCCGTTGCACCCGGAGAACGAGCAGTTCATCGACATCTCGGGCGACAAGATGGTGCTGCTGGCGGACCACCCGGTGCGTGGAGAGCCGCACGACTTCATCATCTTCAAGCGCGAGCTGCTGCGCCCCAAGCAGGTCTACTCGCTGGACGACTTCCCGCATGCGGTGAAGGATGCGAAGGAGTCGGGCCTGGTGCGCAACGGCAGGAAGGTCACGATCAAGATGACCTCGCAGGCACCCGCCTTCAGCCTGCGCGAGTTCAAGCTGAAGAAGGGCGACGAGGTCACGCTGATCCTGACCAACCTGGACAAGATCGAGGACCTGACCCACGGCTTCGCGATCCCCAAGTACAACGTCAACTTCATCGTCAACCCGCTGGAGACGGCCTCGGTCACCTTCGTGGCCGACAAGCCGGGGGTGTTCTGGTGCTACTGCACCCACTTCTGCCATGCCCTGCATCTGGAGATGCGTACCCGCATGATCGTCGAGGCCTGA
- a CDS encoding Crp/Fnr family transcriptional regulator gives MSTVSQALIEASMREAEELPLLLEQAFAPAQPGAEALRLLASLGVVRLRPARALLLNDGDGASALWLLSRGVVSIGHHDAQGLWRPSRSVHAGDWIDNESAWIGGRYLQTALAETEICAYEFPLAGVEAVLHVHPQLARALLASVTQRARRVAGDAHDLLAKSVLARCAGWLIEELRSQAPTSAIVLRQQKRAIAAQLGTSPETFSRTLRQLREMHVIEMNRNLINVRDAQALRRLNAGQLMS, from the coding sequence ATGTCCACCGTTTCCCAAGCCTTGATCGAGGCCTCGATGCGCGAGGCCGAGGAGCTGCCGCTGCTGCTGGAGCAGGCCTTCGCACCGGCCCAGCCGGGCGCCGAAGCGCTGCGGCTGCTGGCCAGCCTGGGCGTCGTCCGGCTGCGGCCGGCGCGCGCCCTGCTGCTGAACGACGGGGATGGCGCATCGGCGCTGTGGCTCTTGAGCCGCGGCGTGGTCAGCATCGGCCACCACGACGCGCAGGGCCTGTGGCGCCCGTCCCGCAGCGTGCATGCGGGTGACTGGATCGACAACGAAAGCGCCTGGATCGGCGGCCGCTACCTGCAGACCGCGCTGGCCGAGACCGAGATCTGCGCCTACGAATTCCCGCTCGCCGGCGTCGAGGCGGTGCTGCATGTGCATCCGCAGCTCGCTCGCGCGCTGCTGGCCAGCGTCACCCAGCGCGCGCGCCGCGTCGCCGGCGACGCGCATGACCTGCTCGCCAAGAGCGTGCTGGCGCGCTGCGCCGGCTGGCTGATCGAGGAGCTGCGCTCGCAGGCGCCCACCTCGGCCATCGTGCTGCGCCAGCAGAAGCGCGCGATCGCGGCCCAGCTCGGCACCTCGCCCGAGACCTTTTCCCGCACCCTGCGCCAGCTGCGCGAGATGCATGTGATCGAGATGAACCGCAACTTGATCAATGTCCGTGACGCCCAGGCGCTGCGGCGCCTGAACGCCGGGCAGCTGATGTCATGA
- a CDS encoding cytochrome c5 family protein: MTRPSASFLLKTALLPLAAAALLAACGRAEDQAANPPTHAAEPVPAAAAVPAPENALGKTVYGKTCAMCHAAGVAGAPKPGDKGDWGPRIAQGIETLHKHALEGFTGDKGMMPARGGGSGLSDDEVKAAVDFMVAQSR, translated from the coding sequence ATGACCCGACCCTCTGCTTCCTTCCTCCTCAAGACCGCCTTGCTGCCCCTGGCCGCCGCCGCCCTGCTTGCCGCCTGCGGCCGTGCCGAGGACCAGGCCGCCAATCCACCGACGCACGCAGCCGAGCCTGTGCCGGCCGCTGCCGCCGTGCCCGCGCCGGAGAACGCACTCGGCAAGACGGTCTACGGCAAGACCTGCGCGATGTGCCATGCGGCCGGCGTGGCCGGCGCGCCCAAGCCCGGCGACAAGGGCGACTGGGGCCCGCGCATCGCGCAGGGCATCGAGACCCTGCACAAGCACGCGCTGGAGGGTTTCACCGGTGACAAGGGCATGATGCCGGCGCGCGGTGGCGGCAGCGGTCTGTCGGACGACGAGGTCAAGGCCGCCGTCGACTTCATGGTGGCGCAGTCGCGCTGA